In Vanacampus margaritifer isolate UIUO_Vmar chromosome 9, RoL_Vmar_1.0, whole genome shotgun sequence, the following proteins share a genomic window:
- the LOC144057440 gene encoding IgGFc-binding protein-like isoform X1, translating into MMCRYSGQRVLTFDKREYNFLGTCQYQLLGICEQGLDVIKVDVQTDAYNQSAQKVLVSINEQQMQLDSKNQESIKVDGIKRNMPFYPNRNTLVISLGLHIYVYSEFFFLSIGKEGNLVIGLSSKYANATCGLCGDFNSDPADDLTANGTREHLTPEQFGKAWRSGQNHWCVEGCLGGSCPNCSSEALERFSDPAACGKILEVNGPFRHCHSEVDPSSFYKSCISDLCLYGDVQPAVCRSLAEYADVCLRHKALVDAWRSPEFCYEACPSSTSYNMSTSPIVVCLGVLNLTIELGPNSGENCLCEAGLVHSGRHCVHPADCGCFDVNFGYILLGQEKSSCEQSCLCHPGGNLTCVIVSCSQDEECALIGGIQRCQPKAKLANCYINGSQLNTFDGQLFEFHSSCNHTLVQTCKDLSVEPLLIAVNGNGEGKQIYLKVNHMTFKMSTAHPEKIQVDQVYKNLPFSGNNVTVRQKNDWWTIKAARLVEITSDLHNYVEVRLPNAYHQTLCGLCGNYNDDPSDDMQLPNGTAVSDPDIFGRSWALSSSDSSCNKTCDSTCQRCRSSMPEYTSDLYCGLLTRPKGPFSSCHNSTCPEKYYSLCLNKLCVADGQKQALCDVLQVYEAACNVAGVNVDPWRNITGCALKCPQFSNFSQCANICSSLCPEIRLATQCPRHCEEGCQCDADHLYDGHACVPPEQCGCVHEGRMIKATESKLLQNCTLNCTCGPPLVCVEHKCPSLHRCIVLDEMAGCHKDDPCEGKCDKSERCHLSNGVAVCESRPGLCWTWGSRHYHTFDGLNYDVQGTCTYLLSGSKGAAGGVTPFMVSKKSDCKEVSSMQLVTVQAYGFVVKFIDKDSVHVNGKVNYIPVALLRGKIEVSNKEGKTLLETDFGLHVLFDWNTTILITLDPNYKEIVYGLCGNFNGDPQDDFAIHLDGFPPVNTSVELARAYRVFDGDKNCCTGCEKNQLDNTTLLEDMPKGINVSHKSYCGDLIDPTGPFAHCYSHVNPGSFYQSCIADLMQGKPEASLEQITSSYSVVCEQLNDYFPPELIIDVKCPPNSHYKTCGSACPPNCEVEDRLCHQACVQGCFCDPGFISGPEGCVPPQQCGCTDSKGKYHPVNSIFWIPDDCGQLCICKPGETRCRPSQCPEGMSCKQLPNKRRVCQTDKPLNCSIVTGLHFTSFDGHHFDFRDSCAYILVQTNANINGLQPFNITISDASCHKRLFYSLTLTLSIYNLKIVVDKEDPGKVNGLHRILPSSHHPGHFNTYQTPSSLVIHVDMGLQVIVYKTGTVMVVLPSSYESAVRGLCGNANSDPYDDRIMPDGTMAQNTLQFAHSWRLGGPMACRSRCTSKPKICPADLQKRFEGTEFCGVLTDQRGPFAQCALVLSPKMYYHNCLEDTCFYGGHYLALCNSIAAYAAACQAAQLPIGHWRADTFCGMICPKNSHYELCRPRCPVACDGISSATKCSGGCEEGCQCGPGYVLSNDRCVLVADCGCFYEGEYHPAGYFSDTRRCLVCYCQRGKVSCKPTLCMAPGREEFLLSDDPFEITPQQYGACEVFAGFGYVTFDGLVIPHYGACTYLVSECSPREMLGYSLLISFKKDIDSVFIVSKIAFILAAVEVTINPETPWKIQVNGEDFKVPYSNDILKAYEDGGRLTITSEAGVKLELSSTKYLRLSIPQDYNGTASGLCGNFNGDKSDHLKLRSGYPAKNITDFFHSWSIVSPGLNCSVSCGEDCGQCKLSSKVRKICDILLMANVEFSHCWSKGVKPEVYRDVCLRAICGGAAYIEAVCLTLEAYTAACRAKGVTVASWRENSPCSFKCPDHSSPSGCVDSNSNSCPALLHPGSSATGCSGGCQCQNGRVFDGGECVPVSQCGCVLHGRYIKLDEQLYSENCTERCWCHPLGGAVCEKATCNPGQVCSLKNGSWSCVGPEVCQLKGSLQLSTLNGQQLSLEPQTPYKLMGLCDKTAQNWFSLVSYHGHCEGSGTRLVTVIEVLLAGFSIVIQDGIVKVNGHLVLLPYILSSGLSLSSVVAQDKSEVFVFLKKDAGLESELAMQIGTTMVTVKAASWYTGKLCGLCGNLNEPHSHTLVKSWALSDFQSCFTFGVGSVNPSL; encoded by the exons ATGATGTGCCGCTACAGTGGTCAGCGTGTGCTCACTTTTGACAAGCGTGAGTATAATTTCCTTGGCACCTGCCAGTATCAGTTACTCGGCATCTGTGAACAAGGCCTTGACGTCATCAAGGTTGACGTGCAGACAGATGCATATAATCAGTCAGCACAGAAGGTCTTGGTCAGCATAAATGAACAACAAATGCAACTGGACAGCAAAAATCAAGAAAGCATCAAG GTTGATGGTATCAAGAGGAACATGCCATTTTATCCCAACAGAAATACATTGGTGATTTCATTAGGGCTGCACATCTACGTCTATTctgaatttttctttttaagtatTGGCAAAGAAGGAAACCTAGTTATTGGTCTCTCTAGTAAATACGCAAATGCTACTTGTGGCCTTTGTGGTGACTTCAATTCTGACCCTGCTGATGACCTAACGGCGAATGGCACACGGGAGCATCTCACTCCAGAACAATTTGGCAAAGCTTGGAGAAGTGGACAGAACCACTGGTGTGTGGAAGGCTGTCTAGGTGGAAGCTGTCCAAATTGTTCATCTGAGGCTTTGGAGCGCTTCTCTGACCCAGCGGCTTGTGGGAAGATTCTGGAAGTTAATGGACCATTCAGACACTGTCATAGCGAAGTGGACCCCTCCAGCTTTTACAAGAGCTGCATCAGTGACCTGTGTCTTTATGGAGATGTGCAGCCTGCAGTGTGCCGTTCCCTGGCAGAGTATGCTGATGTCTGCCTTCGTCACAAGGCTTTAGTTGATGCCTGGAGGAGCCCTGAATTTTGCT ATGAAGCATGCCCCTCGAGTACCAGTTACAACATGAGTACCTCCCCAATTGTCGTTTGCCTTGGCGTTCTTAATTTGACAATTGAGCTCGGTCCAAACAGTGGAGAGAACTGTCTTTGTGAAGCAGGTTTAGTCCACAGTGGACGGCACTGTGTCCATCCAGCAGACTGTGGCTGTTTCGACGTAAATTTCGGATACATCTTACTGGGACAGGAGAAGTCTTCATGCGAGCAAAGTTGTCTATGCCATCCTGGTGGAAACTTGACTTGTGTTATTGTGTCATGTAGTCAGGATGAAGAATGTGCCCTCATCGGGGGCATTCAACGCTGCCAGCCCAAAGCTAAACTGGCCAACTGCTACATTAACGGATCCcagttaaatacatttgatgGACAGTTATTTGAATTTCATAGTTCATGCAACCACACTCTGGTTCAAACATGCAAAGACCTTAGTGTGGAGCCACTTTTGATCGCTGTGAATGGTAACGGTGAAGGCAAACAGATCTATTTAAAAGTCAATCATATGACTTTTAAGATGTCAACTGCTCATCCTGAAAAAATCCAA gtTGATCAGGTTTACAAGAACCTCCCGTTCTCAGGGAACAATGTAACCGTGCGTCAGAAAAATGATTGGTGGACTATCAAGGCTGCACGTTTAGTCGAGATTACTTCTGACCTCCACAACTACGTAGAGGTCAGGCTACCAAATGCTTATCACCAGACATTATGTGGCCTTTGTGGGAACTACAATGATGATCCCTCAGATGACATGCAGCTACCCAATGGCACTGCAGTCTCTGATCCAGATATCTTTGGGCGATCATGGGCGTTGTCAAGCTCAGATTCGTCCTGCAACAAAACATGTGACAGCACCTGCCAACGTTGTCGCTCCTCTATGCCAGAGTACACTTCTGATCTGTACTGCGGCCTTCTCACCCGGCCAAAGGGGCCATTTTCCTCTTGTCACAACTCAACATGCCCTGAGAAATATTACAGCCTGTGCCTGAATAAGCTCTGTGTTGCAGATGGCCAAAAGCAAGCTCTATGCGACGTATTACAGGTGTATGAGGCGGCATGCAATGTGGCTGGTGTGAATGTTGACCCCTGGAGGAACATCACAGGCTGTG CTCTGAAATGCCCTCAGTTCAGCAATTTCAGCCAATGTGCCAACATTTGCTCCTCCCTCTGTCCTGAGATCCGCTTAGCCACACAGTGTCCCAGACACTGTGAGGAAGGATGCCAGTGTGATGCTGACCACCTCTATGATGGTCATGCATGTGTGCCACCTGAGCAATGTGGCTGCGTGCATGAAGGGAGGATGATTAAG GCCACTGAAAGCAAACTTCTACAAAACTGTACTCTGAACTGCACCTGTGGACCTCCACTTGTCTGTGTGGAACACAAGTGTCCATCACTGCACAGATGTATCGTTTTGGATGAAATGGCTGGCTGCCACAAAGATG ATCCCTGTGAGGGTAAATGTGACAAATCTGAGCGCTGCCACCTGAGTAACGGTGTAGCGGTTTGTGAGAGCAGACCAGGTCTGTGTTGGACCTGGGGAAGCCGGCACTACCACACCTTTGATGGCTTAAACTATGACGTCCAGGGTACCTGCACCTACCTGCTTTCAGGCAGCAAAGGGGCAGCAGGTGGAGTGACACCGTTCATGGTGTCTAAGAAGAGTGACTGCAAAGAAGTGTCCTCCATGCAGCTGGTGACTGTACAAGCGTATGGGTTTGTCGTAAAGTTTATTGACAAGGACAGCGTTCAT GTTAATGGTAAAGTGAATTATATTCCTGTTGCGCTGCTTCGTGGCAAGATTGAGGTTTCAAACAAAGAAGGCAAAACTCTACTGGAGACAGACTTTGGGCTGCATGTTCTGTTTGACTGGAATACCACAATTCTTATAACGCTGGACCCCAACTATAAAGAGATTGTCTATGGACTGTGTGGCAATTTCAATGGTGACCCTCAAGATGACTTTGCAATACACTTGGACGGATTCCCTCCCGTTAATACAAGTGTGGAGTTGGCTCGGGCTTATCGTGTTTTTGATGGTGACAAGAACTGTTGTACTGGATGTGAAAAGAACCAGTTGGATAACACGACATTGTTGGAAGATATGCCAAAGGGAATCAATGTCAGTCACAAAAGTTACTGTGGTGATCTCATTGATCCAACTGGTCCGTTTGCTCATTGTTACAGTCATGTTAACCCAGGCTCCTTTTACCAAAGTTGTATCGCTGACCTCATGCAAGGGAAGCCTGAGGCTTCTCTTGAACAGATCACATCATCCTATTCTGTAGTTTGCGAGCAACTAAATGATTACTTTCCTCCTGAACTGATAATCG atgTTAAATGTCCACCAAACAGCCACTATAAGACCTGTGGCTCAGCCTGTCCCCCAAACTGTGAAGTTGAAGACAGATTGTGTCATCAGGCTTGTGTCCAAGGCTGCTTCTGTGACCCGGGCTTCATCAGTGGTCCAGAGGGTTGCGTGCCCCCTCAGCAGTGTGGTTGCACTGACTCCAAAGGCAAATACCACCCCGTTAATTCTATTTTCTGGATCCCAGATGACTGCGGACAACTTTGCATCTGTAAACCAGGAGAAACTAGATGCCGTCCATCCCAGTGTCCTGAGGGAATGTCCTGCAAACAACTTCCTAACAAGAGAAGAGTGTGTCAAACTGACAAACCTCTGAACTGTAGTATTGTCACTGGGCTGCACTTCACATCCTTTGATGGACATCATTTTGACTTTAGGGACAGCTGTGCATATATTTTAGTTCAAACAAACGCCAATATCAATGGATTACAACCGTTCAACATCACTATTTCTGATGCAAGTTGCCACAAAAGATTGTTTTATAGCCTAACTTTAACGTTATCAATCTACAATTTGAAAATAGTTGTTGACAAAGAAGATCCTGGCAAA GTCAATGGACTGCATAGGATTTTGCCATCCTCGCACCATCCAGGCCATTTCAACACCTATCAAACACCTTCATCTCTAGTTATTCATGTTGATATGGGATTGCAGGTGATTGTCTATAAAACTGGCACTGTGATGGTTGTCCTCCCAAGCAGTTATGAATCGGCTGTTCGCGGTCTCTGTGGGAATGCCAACTCTGACCCTTATGACGACCGAATTATGCCTGACGGAACGATGGCTCAAAACACACTCCAGTTTGCTCACAGCTGGAGGTTGGGAGGACCAATGGCCTGTAGGTCCCGCTGCACTTCCAAACCCAAGATCTGCCCCGCAGATTTGCAGAAACGTTTTGAAGGAACTGAGTTTTGCGGCGTACTCACGGATCAACGAGGTCCTTTTGCACAGTGTGCTTTAGTTTTGAGTCCAAAGATGTACTACCACAACTGTTTAGAAGACACATGCTTTTATGGAGGCCATTATTTGGCACTTTGTAATTCCATCGCAGCCTATGCAGCTGCCTGCCAAGCAGCTCAGTTGCCCATTGGGCACTGGAGAGCCGACACCTTCTGTG GTATGATTTGCCCCAAGAATAGTCACTATGAACTGTGCAGGCCTCGATGTCCTGTTGCATGTGATGGCATTTCCTCTGCAACAAAGTGCAGTGGTGGTTGTGAGGAAGGTTGCCAGTGTGGCCCTGGATACGTCCTCAGTAATGATCGTTGTGTACTGGTGGCAGACTGCGGTTGCTTCTATGAGGGAGAATACCACCCTGCTGGTTATTTTTCAGACACACGAAGATGTCTCGTTTGTTACTGCCAAAGGGGGAAAGTGTCTTGCAAGCCAACACTCTGTATGGCCCCAGGTCGAGAGGAATTCTTGCTAAGTGATGACCCTTTTGAGATAACACCCCAGCAGTATGGAGCATGTGAAGTTTTTGCTGGGTTTGGCTACGTCACTTTTGACGGCTTGGTTATACCTCACTATGGCGCTTGCACCTATTTAGTCTCTGAATGCTCCCCTAGAGAAATGCTTGGCTACAGTCTGCTAATTAGCTTCAAGAAGGACATTGACTCTGTTTTTATTGTCAGTAAGATAGCGTTTATTCTTGCTGCAGTGGAGGTAACCATCAATCCAGAAACTCCGTGGAAGATACAG GTAAACGGCGAAGATTTCAAGGTGCCTTACAGTAATGATATACTTAAAGCTTATGAAGATGGTGGTAGGTTGACAATTACCTCAGAGGCTGGTGTGAAACTTGAGCTGTCCTCCACAAAGTATCTCAGGCTGAGCATACCACAGGATTACAATGGCACAGCGTCAGGCCTTTGTGGGAATTTCAATGGGGACAAATCGGACCACCTTAAACTAAGAAGTGGTTATCCTGCCAAAAACATTACAGATTTTTTCCATAGCTGGTCTATTGTTTCTCCTGGGCTGAATTGCAGTGTGTCTTGTGGAGAGGACTGCGGTCAGTGCAAGCTGTCTTCCAAGGTCCGAAAAATTTGTGACATTCTCTTGATGGCAAATGTTGAATTCAGTCACTGCTGGAGCAAGGGTGTTAAACCCGAGGTCTACAGAGATGTGTGCCTTAGAGCCATTTGTGGTGGGGCAGCCTATATTGAAGCTGTATGTTTAACATTGGAAGCCTACACAGCAGCCTGCCGAGCCAAAGGAGTAACTGTAGCTTCCTGGAGAGAAAACAGCCCTTGCT CTTTCAAGTGTCCTGACCACAGCAGCCCAAGTGGGTGTGTTGATTCCAATTCCAACTCGTGCCCTGCCCTGCTGCATCCTGGGTCCTCTGCAACTGGGTGTTCGGGAGGGTGCCAGTGCCAGAATGGAAGAGTGTTTGACGGGGGTGAATGTGTACCTGTCAGCCAGTGTGGGTGTGTTCTTCATGGCAGATATATCAAG CTGGATGAGCAGCTGTACAGTGAGAATTGCACCGAGAGATGTTGGTGCCATCCTCTAGGTGGCGCCGTGTGTGAGAAGGCAACCTGCAACCCTGGCCAGGTGTGTTCTTTGAAGAACGGCTCCTGGAGCTGTGTTGGACCGGAAGTCTGTCAACTCAAAGGCAGCTTGCAGCTCTCCACTTTGAATGGACAGCAGCTGAGCTTGGAACCGCAAACGCCTTACAAGCTGATGGGCCTTTGTGACAAGACCGCTCAAAATTGGTTCAGCCTAGTTTCTTACCATGGACACTGTGAAGGGAGCGGCACCAGGCTTGTTACAGTGATCGAAGTCCTCCTTGCGGGATTCTCTATAGTAATCCAGGATGGTATTGTGAAG GTGAATGGACACCTTGTGCTTCTGCCTTACATTTTGTCTTCAGGGTTGTCGCTGTCATCTGTCGTGGCCCAGGACAAGTCTGAGGTGTTCGTGTTTCTGAAAAAAGATGCTGGTCTGGAATCAGAGTTGGCAATGCAGATTGGCACCACTATGGTCACAGTTAAGGCAGCTTCTTGGTACACTGGAAAATTATGTGGCCTCTGTGGGAATCTGAATGAACCCCACTCGCATACACTGGTCAAGTCATGGGCTCTCTCCGATTTTCAGAGCTG CTTCACTTTCGGGGTTGGCAGTGTTAATCCCAGTTTGTGA